Proteins encoded within one genomic window of Deltaproteobacteria bacterium:
- a CDS encoding SDR family NAD(P)-dependent oxidoreductase, with protein MMESKVVVVTGGASGIGRATVLRFSEEGYHPVILDRDADTGAATLALLEDKPVEGRFFEADLTRKAEVTAAFEKILSACGRIDVLVNLAGGTFHKGAVHDVSPAQWKECLDLNLKTTFLCSQAVIAPMKRAGQGTIVNTASNFGVTGGAERTHYAASKAAIIAFSKSLATELAPHGIRVNTIAPGLTGTQRVRGKYDADEWAALSGTLPMGRAAMPEEIADGVFFLASDESDYVTGATLHVNGGMVMP; from the coding sequence ATGATGGAATCCAAGGTGGTTGTCGTGACCGGCGGTGCCAGCGGTATCGGCCGAGCCACGGTGCTGCGCTTCAGTGAAGAGGGCTACCATCCGGTGATCCTGGACCGGGACGCCGACACCGGAGCGGCGACGTTGGCTCTCCTCGAAGACAAACCGGTAGAGGGGCGGTTCTTCGAGGCGGACCTGACCCGAAAGGCGGAGGTGACGGCGGCGTTCGAGAAAATCCTCTCCGCCTGCGGTCGCATCGATGTCCTCGTGAACCTCGCCGGTGGCACCTTCCACAAGGGTGCCGTCCACGATGTCAGCCCCGCGCAGTGGAAGGAGTGCCTCGACCTGAACCTCAAGACCACCTTCCTGTGCTCTCAAGCGGTGATCGCGCCCATGAAGCGGGCGGGGCAGGGGACCATCGTCAATACAGCCTCCAACTTCGGCGTCACCGGTGGCGCGGAGCGCACCCACTACGCCGCCTCCAAGGCCGCCATCATCGCTTTTTCCAAGTCCCTGGCCACGGAACTGGCACCCCACGGCATTCGCGTGAACACCATCGCCCCCGGCCTCACCGGCACCCAGCGCGTCCGCGGCAAGTACGACGCGGACGAGTGGGCCGCGCTGTCCGGCACTCTGCCCATGGGGCGCGCGGCCATGCCCGAGGAGATCGCCGACGGCGTCTTCTTCCTCGCCAGCGACGAGAGCGACTACGTAACCGGTGCTACCCTGCACGTCAACGGCGGCATGGTCATGCCGTAG